The Silvibacterium dinghuense DNA window TCGAGGCGGGCTCGACGGTCCAGATCAACACCGTGGTGGCCACCATCGGCGGCGCAGCCGGTGCTTCGGCTCCTGCGGCAGCTCCCGCACCTTCCACCGCTGCTCCTGCGGCTCCTGGCGCGCCGGTTCCGGCTGCTGCCTCGACCGCTGCCGCCGAGGAAGACGAGACCTCCGGCTCGGCCGAGCATGGCCGCACCTCGCCGCTGGTGCGCAAGATCGCCAAGGACAAGAATGTCGACCTGAACAAGGTGACGGGCACCGGTGCAGGTGGACGAATCACGAAGGAAGATTTGGAAGCCTATCTGGCGAAGCCGGCTGCCGCCGCTGCTGCTCCGGTTGCCGCTCCTGCGGCCCCGGCTGCTGCGCCAGCCGCACCCAAGGCTGCCCCGGCTCCGGCCTCTGCCGCTCCCACGCCGGGCGAACTGGTGCCGCTCTCGAAGATGCGCTCCATCATCGCGCAGCGCATGGTCGAGTCCAAGCGCACCAGCCCGCACGTCCACACCGTCTTCAAGATCGACTTCACCAAGATCGTGAAGCTCCGCGAGAAGGAAAAGAACAAGTACGAGCAGCGCAACGGCGTGAAGCTGACCTATATGCCGTTCATCACCCGCGCCGTGGTCGCCAACCTGAAGAAGCTGCCGATCATCAACGCGCAGATGGAAGGCGATGCGATCCGCTACCCCGCGAACATCAACATCGGCATCGCGGTCGCGCTCGAGTGGGGCCTGATCGTGCCGGTCATCAAGCAGGCTGAGGAGAAGAGCTTCCTGGGCATTGCCCGCTCCATCGCCGACCTGGCGGAGCGCGCGCGCGGCAAGAAGCTGAAGCCGGATGAGGTGAGCGGCGGCACCTTCACCATCACCAACCCGGGCATCTTCGGCGAGCAGTTCGGCACCCCGATCATCAACCAGCCGGAGTCTGCGATTCTCGGCGTCGGCGGCCTCTTCAAGGAGCCCGCGGTCGTCACCGCTCCGGACGGCACCGAGTCGATCGCCATCCGCCACTTCCTGCACCTGACCCTCGGCTTCGATCACCGCACCATCGACGGCGCCGACGCAGGCAAGTTCATGTCGGAAGTCAAGAAGACGCTCGAAAACTGGTCGGAAGATATCGGCTAGTTAGCAGCATTTAGCGGTTAGCAGTGAGTCACAAAGACGGCCAGTGGGAGCCTTGCTCCTGCTGGCCGTTGTGTTTTTACCAACCAAAAGATTTGTCATCCCGACCGAAGTGGAGGGACCTGCGGTTGTCTTCAGACAGGAGACAAGCTGGAACTTAGATAGGTTCGTGGTGTCTAAGCTCTTAGTCCTTGCGGAGGAAGAATGAAAAGGCTTGTGCTGATCGTGGTGCTTATGAGTTCCAGTTGTTTCGCACAGACACGCATGTTTCCCGCGGGCGCTCTCGATACAAGAAACGATCTCGATGTGTTTAGGAACCAGTGGTATTCGCGTGCTCTGCAGGCATTACACGAGCCGTCGCTTTCCTCCGAAGCAAAAGATCAGAGAGTGGAAAGCTATCGATTTCTGTGGTTGCGTTCGTTCAACCATCCTGTCTCTGTTCGTATCTATAGAAACGACAAGAAGCAGTGGATGCTTACTCTGAAGATTGCAAGTGGTGCGGGAGGTTACCCTCCAGGTGTTCTTATCGATGAGGAAACCTGCGGAGTAAAGGATGTAGATATGCAAGCGTTCCTAACGCGCGTCAATAAGACAGGCTTTTGGACCGCCCCTAATCCGGTGAATGATCAAAAAGGGACGGATGGTTCGCAATGGATCATCGAAGGTGTGAAAGACGGGAAGTATCACGTTGTCGATCGCTGGTATCCGAAGGATGGAGTTGCCAGAGAGCTTGGCTGGGAGATGGTGTTTAATCTGGCCGGTCTTGAAGTCCCAAAGCAAAGCATCTATTGAATGCATCGTTGTTGATGTCGCAGGTCCCTCCGCTTCGGTCGGGATGACAGTCAATTATTGATATGGGAAGCAAAACGGCCAGCAGGGCAACAACCCCACTGGCCGCTTTTTCACTAACCGTATTTGTAACTGACCGCTAACTGCTAGACTTACAGCTTCCCCTGCGCCTCGAGCACCCGCTCCACAGCTTCTTCCGGCGTAGCACCCACAGCCGATAAGTGCCCCATCTTTCTTCCTGGTCTTGCGCTATGTTTCTCGTATAAGTGCAGTCTTACTCCGGGTACGGCCAGTGCGGCATCCCAGCGAGGCTCGCGGCAGTTGCCTTCCTTGTCGAACCACAGGTCGCCGAGCAGGTTGGAGATGGCTGCGGGCTGTACCACCGACACATCGCCGAGCGGCAGGTCACACGCCGCGCGGATGGCCTGTTCGAACTGGCTGGTGACGCAGGCGCGTTCGCTGGCGTGGTAGCTGTTGTGCGGACGCGGCGCGAGCTCGTTGACCAGCAGGTTGCCGGATTTCGTTACGAACATCTCGACTGCTATCAGCCCCTCGAGCTCGAACTCCTGTGCGATCCGTGCAGCGATACCCTGAGCCTGGTTCTCCATTTCAGCTCGAATCGAAGACGGGATCACGCTCCAGGCCAGGATCTGCTTCTCGTGGTGGTTCATGGCCGAGGAGAAGCTTTTCGTCTCGCCGTTGGGAGCGCGGGCCACCATTACGGAGATTTCGCGATCGAGCTCGACGGCCTGTTCCGCCACGCAAGGTTTCTCGCCCAGCAGCTTCCATGCCTCGGCCGGTGTGGTGGCGTCGCCGAAGCCGAGCTTCACCTGGCTTCGGCCGTCGTAACCGCCGCGCGCGCTCTTCACGAAGAGCCTGGGGCCAATCTCTGCGGCAGCCTTTACGAGGTCTTCTTCCGACTCGATCGCACGCCAGGGTCCGAGCGGGAAGCCGTGCTCGGCGAGCCACGTCTTCTGCAGGATGCGGTCCTGGATGATGCGCATCAGTTCACGGCCTGGGCGGACGGGCGCAAACTTCTGCGCGGCGTCGAGGCAGGCGAGCGAGACCTGCTCGATCTCGAGGGTGATGACGTCGGAGCCGCGGGCGAGGTCGGCGGCGGCGCGGGCGTCGTTCCAATTGCCCTCAAAACAGGCGTCGACGACGAAGCGGGCCGGGCATGAAGGATCGGGGTCCATGACCTGCACGCGGTAGCCGAGCGAGCGGGCGGCCATGGCCATCATGCGGCCGAGCTGGCCTCCGCCGAGGATGCCGATGGTTGCGCCGGGCAGAATGGGGTTGGCGGTCTTTGCGGTTGTCTTGCTGTCGGTCACTGGGGCAGCTCCTGCGCGAGCACTTCGTCGCGGCGGCTCTCGCGCCAGGCTTTGAGACGGGCGCGGAGGTCGGCGTCCGTGGTGGCGAGGATCTGTGCGGCGAAAAGTGCGGCGTTCGCCGCTCCCGGCTTGCCAATGGCGAGCGTTCCAACCGGGATGCCCTTGGGCATCTGCACGATGGAAAGCAGCGAATCGAGACCATTGAGCAGGGTGGCGGGCACGGGCACGCCGAGGACCGGCACCGTCGTCTTGGCGGCGAGCATGCCCGGCAGGTGCGCGGCGCCGCCGGCTCCGGCAATGATGGCGCGGAGACCGCGTGCTTCGGCCTGTTCGGCGTACGCGAAGAGCCAGTCTGGGGTGCGATGGGCGGAGACGACACGGGCTTCGTGAGGGATGCCGAACTCCTTGAGGATCTCGACGGCCGGAGCCATGACTTCGTAGTCGCTCTTCGAGCCCATGACGATGCCTACAAGGACTTCTCCCGCAGGCTGCGGGACTGGCTTTCCGGGCGACTGTGCCTTCGGCGCGCTGGTGGATTTCTTCAGATTGGCTTGTTTCTTCAAGGCAGACGGCACTCCGTAGCGTTTGACAACTCTTCAGGGTAATTGAAGCGGTGCTCTTTAGGGAAAAGATGCGGAAGGCAGCGTTTCTAAAGGCTGATGTATCAATCCATCGGTATTTGTAGGTGTTTCTGTTACGTATTCGCCTTGAAAAGGCTAATACGTAACAGTGAAAGTGATAAATAGGGGAAGTGCTGGAAGGAAGCCGCTTCGCGCGAGGGTCGCATTATTGCCTGAGTGCCCGGCGGAGGCTTCCACCCACTTCCCGGAGGCGATCTTCGGCTGCCGCGCGGTCGAGCTGGAGCTGGTGCATGACGATGGCCGTTTTCACCGACCCGGCCTGCTCGATCAGGGTGGAGGCCGCAGCTGTCTCAAGGCCGGTGACCGTCGAGACAATGCGGGCTGCACGGTCGCGCAGCTTGGCGTTGGTTGGCTGCACGTTGACCATCAGATTGCCGTAGACGTAACCGAGCCGGACCAGCGCCCCTGTCGAGAGCATGTTGAGGACAAGTTTGGTGGCGGTGCCGGCCTTCATGCGCGTGGAGCCGGTGACAGCTTCCGGGCCGGTGACGGGAGTGATTTCGAGCTCAGCCGCCTGAGCAAGCCGTGAGCCGGCGACGCAGCTGAGACCGATGGTCAGGGCACCGAGTGCACGGGCATAGGCGATACCGCCGAGGACATAAGGCGTGCGGCCGCTGGCTGCGATGCCAACCAGCACATCGTTTGCGGAGAAGCCGTGGGTCTCAAGGTCGCGCCTGCCCTGCGTTTCGTCGTCTTCGGCGCCTTCCACGGGGTGGCGGAGTGCGTGATCGCCGCCGGCGATGAGGCCCTGCACCATCTCGGGAGGCGTGTTGTAGGTGGGCGGACACTCGGAGGCATCGAGGACGCCGAGACGGCCGGAGGTGCCTGCGCCGGAGTAAAAAAGGCGTCCGCCGCGCTCCAAGCGCAGGGCGATGGCATCGATGGCGGCGGCAATGCGCTCCGACTCGCGTCCCACGGCATCGACGGCTTCCTGGTCACAGGCATGCAGCGCACGGACAAGATCCGCAGTGGACCGGCTGTCGAGGTCGGCAGTGGCAGGGTTGCGGGCCTCGGTGGTGAGCGCGGCTAGGTTCTCGATCATCCTCCTAGCCTATAGGTCACATTGATCTGTGTCTGCACGCTGACCGGCTTGCCACGTAGGAGAAAAGGCTGGAATCTCCATGTGTGGACCGCGAGCATGGCAGCAGCGGCCAGTCTATAGTCTGGCGCGGAGATGACCATGAGCTGCTGGATAGTGCCGTCTTCGGCGATGATTGCGGAGATGTCCACCTCTCCTTCCCAGTGTTGCTGTTTGGACTCGACGGGATAGATCGGCGGATCGCCTGCGATTCTGTGGCCTTTGATAAGCCCATCCACCTTTTCTGAGAGCACGTTGTTTGGACCTGTTTCCACTGCGTCGGGCGGCGGTTGAAAGGCTGCCTCGTTCACGGTGCCAATCAGGTTTCCTTCTTCAAGATGTGCGCTGGCGTAGCTCTTTTCCCCGTCCACAATCTGCAGCTGGATGGGGACGGAGTGACCTGCAAGACTCCCTACCTGTTGATAGAGCGTGGTGTGGGTTCCGAAGGAGCCCACGGTGCGCAAGATCGGCTTGTTCTGCTCGAAGCAGTAGACGGGGAAAAGGCCGAACGGAGGCCCTGCGAGAATGTGATCGAGATGGCCGGCCGTCTCGATGCAGACGAAGTGCTCGTGCGAGTACGGGTTGTCCCTGTGTTGGATCGTGTATCCGGCGAGCTTGTCGGGCGGAGGTATCGGCTCGGTAATTCTACTCAGGAGCGTGAGTTCTGCAGCTGGTGGCAGGGTCGGATCGCCGGAGCGGAAGTGCCCGCGCTCATTCTGATACTCCGTCTGGTTGAAGTGATCGCTGACCCATTCGCGCTTATACTTGTTCGGCGCGGCCCACCACTCCTCGACCGTTCCCTGGTTTGCGGGCTTTCCGTCGCGGTCGAAGGTCTGGTAGCTGTATTTCGCATGCCAGGGCTTCATCTCGGCTGAGGTCAGACCGCTGACTTCGCGCGCAAGGTCAAGGAGCGCCTTCGGATTATTCGGCATCGAAATATTAGATGTCGAAGCCCTGGGAGTGGAATTCTGTGCGAAGAGAGCCGGAGCAGAGAGCAGGGCAACGCCCAGGAGCGCGGTGAGGGAGCGTATCCGTATGAGCATGGGTAGGCCCATGCTAGTGGAGGCGGCGCTCCCTTGCCAGTGAAAATCTAGCTGTCAAAGTGATCGAGAAGAGCGTCGAAATCTTCGAGGCGGGCGTATTCGATGATGACGCGGCCCCGGCCTTTCTTGTCTTCGATACGCACTTTGAGCCCGAGAGCGCGCTGGATGCGGAGCTCGGCCTCGCGGACATTGGGATCGCCTGCCTGGCGATCCTCCTTTTCCTTGCCCTTTTCCTTCTTTTCCGGGTTCAGAATGCCCTGCACGTAGCTTTCGGTCTGTCGTACAGACATCGAAAGCGCGAGGACTTTCTGTGCCGCGGAGAGAATCGTTTCAGGATTTTCCAGTGCCAGCAGGGCGCGGGCATGACCGAAGCTAAGTTCAGCGGCTTCCACCTTGGCCTGAATTGCTTCTGGAAGGCGGAGCAGCCGAAGGAAGTTCGAGACCGAGGCGCGATCCTTGCCCGTGCGCTTGGCCATCTGCTCCTGCGTCATCTTGAACTCGCCGGCAAGGCGGTTATAAGCGCGCGCCTGCTCCATCGGGTTCAGGTCTGTGCGCTGCAGGTTTTCGACGATGGTCATCTCCATCGCCAGCTCATCTGATACGGTCTTCAGG harbors:
- the purK gene encoding 5-(carboxyamino)imidazole ribonucleotide synthase, whose translation is MTDSKTTAKTANPILPGATIGILGGGQLGRMMAMAARSLGYRVQVMDPDPSCPARFVVDACFEGNWNDARAAADLARGSDVITLEIEQVSLACLDAAQKFAPVRPGRELMRIIQDRILQKTWLAEHGFPLGPWRAIESEEDLVKAAAEIGPRLFVKSARGGYDGRSQVKLGFGDATTPAEAWKLLGEKPCVAEQAVELDREISVMVARAPNGETKSFSSAMNHHEKQILAWSVIPSSIRAEMENQAQGIAARIAQEFELEGLIAVEMFVTKSGNLLVNELAPRPHNSYHASERACVTSQFEQAIRAACDLPLGDVSVVQPAAISNLLGDLWFDKEGNCREPRWDAALAVPGVRLHLYEKHSARPGRKMGHLSAVGATPEEAVERVLEAQGKL
- the sucB gene encoding 2-oxoglutarate dehydrogenase, E2 component, dihydrolipoamide succinyltransferase; amino-acid sequence: MPTDVLMPQMGESIFEGTITKWLKKPGDKVERDEPLFEISTDKVDAEIPSPAAGVLKEIKVEGGATVQINTVVAVIEEAGGASAPAAPAAPAVATPAAAPAAAPAAPAAGPATDVVMPQMGESIFEGTITKWLKQVGDKVERDEPLFEISTDKVDAEIPSPAAGTLTAIKVEAGSTVQINTVVATIGGAAGASAPAAAPAPSTAAPAAPGAPVPAAASTAAAEEDETSGSAEHGRTSPLVRKIAKDKNVDLNKVTGTGAGGRITKEDLEAYLAKPAAAAAAPVAAPAAPAAAPAAPKAAPAPASAAPTPGELVPLSKMRSIIAQRMVESKRTSPHVHTVFKIDFTKIVKLREKEKNKYEQRNGVKLTYMPFITRAVVANLKKLPIINAQMEGDAIRYPANINIGIAVALEWGLIVPVIKQAEEKSFLGIARSIADLAERARGKKLKPDEVSGGTFTITNPGIFGEQFGTPIINQPESAILGVGGLFKEPAVVTAPDGTESIAIRHFLHLTLGFDHRTIDGADAGKFMSEVKKTLENWSEDIG
- the murQ gene encoding N-acetylmuramic acid 6-phosphate etherase; this encodes MIENLAALTTEARNPATADLDSRSTADLVRALHACDQEAVDAVGRESERIAAAIDAIALRLERGGRLFYSGAGTSGRLGVLDASECPPTYNTPPEMVQGLIAGGDHALRHPVEGAEDDETQGRRDLETHGFSANDVLVGIAASGRTPYVLGGIAYARALGALTIGLSCVAGSRLAQAAELEITPVTGPEAVTGSTRMKAGTATKLVLNMLSTGALVRLGYVYGNLMVNVQPTNAKLRDRAARIVSTVTGLETAAASTLIEQAGSVKTAIVMHQLQLDRAAAEDRLREVGGSLRRALRQ
- a CDS encoding ParB/RepB/Spo0J family partition protein, whose product is MPPATSPKEAPKRRALGRGLDTLLPRAAAPAPAKPAPEPEPKPQVLEGTPREIPVGEIDKNPYQTRTRFDETQLNELAASIAATGVVQPILVRPLANGRFQLIAGERRWLASQRAGKETIPAILKTVSDELAMEMTIVENLQRTDLNPMEQARAYNRLAGEFKMTQEQMAKRTGKDRASVSNFLRLLRLPEAIQAKVEAAELSFGHARALLALENPETILSAAQKVLALSMSVRQTESYVQGILNPEKKEKGKEKEDRQAGDPNVREAELRIQRALGLKVRIEDKKGRGRVIIEYARLEDFDALLDHFDS
- a CDS encoding energy transducer TonB, coding for MLIRIRSLTALLGVALLSAPALFAQNSTPRASTSNISMPNNPKALLDLAREVSGLTSAEMKPWHAKYSYQTFDRDGKPANQGTVEEWWAAPNKYKREWVSDHFNQTEYQNERGHFRSGDPTLPPAAELTLLSRITEPIPPPDKLAGYTIQHRDNPYSHEHFVCIETAGHLDHILAGPPFGLFPVYCFEQNKPILRTVGSFGTHTTLYQQVGSLAGHSVPIQLQIVDGEKSYASAHLEEGNLIGTVNEAAFQPPPDAVETGPNNVLSEKVDGLIKGHRIAGDPPIYPVESKQQHWEGEVDISAIIAEDGTIQQLMVISAPDYRLAAAAMLAVHTWRFQPFLLRGKPVSVQTQINVTYRLGG
- the purE gene encoding 5-(carboxyamino)imidazole ribonucleotide mutase, with amino-acid sequence MGSKSDYEVMAPAVEILKEFGIPHEARVVSAHRTPDWLFAYAEQAEARGLRAIIAGAGGAAHLPGMLAAKTTVPVLGVPVPATLLNGLDSLLSIVQMPKGIPVGTLAIGKPGAANAALFAAQILATTDADLRARLKAWRESRRDEVLAQELPQ